The genomic window AGTCACAATGGTTCCACAATACACTACTAATCCATTAGGTGGaactaataaacaaaacattccacatagttaataaatgaagcaataatacaataaaaattaaaataatcaccttTAGTGTAAAGTTTTAATCTTTGCTGTACCGACGTAATGGCACCCAATACTGACAATCTGTTTACACGTGACTTGATATTTGATGCAGTACCATATTCATCAGCCAACATTTTACTCACTCTAGAAATTTGATCCTTAGGTGGTATGATTAATGATATCATACTTGTTCCATtactagaaataaaaacattaaatacttgTGAGCAtggtaattaaatcatttatgttaaaacttaaaatatgctttacttcaaaaaatatcattaatctttaatacttttaaaataaaaatattcaaccatttaatattattatacataataatttgaatggaGCACACTTCTCTACTTTCTAATGCAAAACAATGTCTTAATAGCATAATTACAATAGAccaacaagaaaaaaaaagtgtagacacaaatatgtatttttatataaattcgcATTAGCATCCTAAATTAGCCCTAAAATACtacttaacataaaattactaatatacatttatagattaagtattctaaatattatttactatttctatatttgtttttataaatgagtCTAAGagtgatttaatataatatatcttggtatagatatatttttcaatatgatAAGAAATCTCAGCATCTTCCAGTTTATAAGCAAAAGTAGTGTTAAGATACACCATACACAGAAACCATAATAACAGGACATGAAGTTACTTTtagtatagaataattaataggaCATATTACCCatctattaattgtaatttttaatgtacaaatTTCAATACATGCTTAATAAGtaagctaaaaaaatattgttttaatatataaaataatagttaatatgatatattatccagttcaataaaaactatagtaaTCTAacaaatgtaggtacatattataaagaaaacaaaGATCAAACTCTCATAAAACctgttttgtaatattatgctttaagtaatttagaatctagtttttaaacaatttgaaattattaggCAGTGAGagcaatattaataagttatattattatgtccatGTAAAggttataggtactaataaaatacactgAGTAATGAAGACAGAAGACATTACAGGCAAATGCATACAATGACTATCATTATGTAACATTTCAGGATTGAAATAGagcaattataaatgaaaaactgaAATTTATAGTAGGATCggattacaattaaatataactttttttgtaatgtattaaactaataGGATGAAATTCAAGAAATTTCGGTCATTGacctaacaaaaatattattatatatttctatggaCAAACCTCCCTCTAACCCCTTTCACCCCAACCTCTTACCCGACGACAATCAATCTATGAAGTATAGAAATATACACTCGTTGGGCATACCAGTCTTGTGGGACACATATGCAATGGTAGTAACGAAGTAGTACCTTAAACGTAAGTATGCATAATAAATGcgatattaatgtaatagcATCACTCACCCTCTGGCCATTTCCAGACTCTTGATGAGCTTCTTGATCTTCCATATCTCTACGTTGCGATCCGAAGTGGTCTCTTCGCCGTTGGTAGTCATTTCGGGCGAATGTGAAGAGAAGAACGAGAGAACGACACGAGAAACTGAAAAAATGCACACACGGCGGACTTAGCGTGCGACTGTGTCAACAGTATTCTGCGGGTTTCTGCCGTTGTCCGCGACCAGAGCAGTGATACAATGGTacacaatgaaaaatattatacaccgtCGTGCcgagtattatttttctgaaatttgaTCAATTAAAATGTGTGACTCGGCGAAGTAGGTTAGGCAGGCGCGAGGAACACACTCGATCGCGCACACACACTGACAAACGTcacacgcacacgcacacacggTAAACGGTAGCAGCTAGGCAGCAGTCGTGGACACGGGCACAGGCACACGACGCAAACGCACGCCACTGGTCGTGGTAGATGGGCGGACGGCCGCGGTGTGGTGGTGTGGTCCGCTACAGTccgtgataactgataaggtGAGGTGATAACGCGGTCGCGGCGTGTGTCGGTGTCAGTGTCCGCCGCGTCAGCTGCTCCACTGCTGAAATGTTGCCGCTTAGCTGGCTAGTATTCTAATTTCTAGTATTCTCGGActagtaataaattagtattcttGTCTATGCTAGTCGCTATTGTGGCTGTAGCGCGTATACGTCGACGGCtgctgaaaaatataatcgtaAATCGTGTACGGGTCGCGGTCATCCCAGTAGTCATTAGTCAATTGTTCGATATctcagtaaattataaaacgatcGACTAATGGTCGATGACCGAGAGGGAGGCTCTTCTTGTCCCCGTCGATACCTACTTACTACTATCGGGGAGTTGGAAAATTTGGGAGATAATAGTATAGCGTTGGGGTCCGCTTAAAATATGCATGGATGGGCATTTCGTGttactaaaataacaaaatagttcTTACAGTTTTTAGCACGaactaagataatattatcttagttCATGGTTTTTAGCATGACGTATTTTTGTCGAGGCTGACAGCATCAGCAATGATAGTCTGAAAAGTGAAAACGCATGTCGCTACGACGACAGCGTGtttcatagataatataatatactgtaatgGCTAATGGGTAATAGCACAGAACAATAAGTAATAGTGTAATACACCGTTATCACAGCTGATATCTATTGTAGATATCTTTTTTCTGTGTCTACAACCATGCTACAATCTATAGGTAGTAGGTGTCAGATAGGTAACAAttctaattttcaaatgttatatttcaaattatttgtattccaATGATTTGATGAGTATTAATTGAGTACCTACAATGTAATCATTTTAGTGCGCTGGAAGTTGGAatctctttttttattttgtaatttaaaactcaactaacctaagataaaatatatgacataaaatttaagttttataatatacctaataaaattattatgtccaaaaaaaatcgaaaactcTTTTCTACAAgatctcaaaaatataaaaagtaagtaccaatttctaaattaattaacaaaattaaaaatgaagactacaattaaatgtatatagtattattactatagcttatattttataactataaaatagttgtaCATGTTAatgactttttatatttaaaaaagtattgaatctatagaataataataatgtatttatttttatttccgatatccaatttattcattaatttactacatttatttaactgttatttgataaaaccACTAGGATAATATTCCTTTGAAAAAATACAGATAAAATGCTTAGCTCCAGAAACtagtatatttcaaaatctataaatgataaaatttatttgcaaaatattCTGGAAAGAATAGTCATTACATTTAGCTTACTAACTAAAGTCTTATTTGAAACGTACCTGTGAGaaacaataatgtatgttGAATTGAAgatcttaataaaaacataggtatataaaatacattaattatctgTAAAATGATACTAATTAccttaatatatgtatacaaatatacatttattatttacttatctaAATAACCCTTTAATAATTGGGTTCATCAATctattttatcagttataaactatattatcccattatttttttaaaattgttcttataaattatttaataataaatgtattttttatttgtaggaGCATAGAAGAATGTACAAATATCATTGCCACTTCTCCTTTTTGGATACAATTTTCTACAACTATTAAAGTGGTACTAAATGGATCCAATCTATCATCAATCCTGTGCTACGGACTAGGAAATTTTTTTGAGAGCATACAATCTAAATATCAGTTAGGTTtacttttaacaattaaaaatgaatttaaagtgAAGAACTGTTATGTATATGATCCTAAATTCACGGATGCTGAACGTACTCATTTAGCTGAAGTTGGATGTGATTCACTTAGTGAAAATGAAGAAGGAAAACGGAATTTGTTACCTGGTACATTTGTATATATGCCTCATTGTCCAAAAcagctattaaataatttattatgggcAAATTGGAATAAGGAAATACTAATGAGttgtataattgtttgtaataGCATTGACCAAACAGTGACTTCAACTTTGGACcggattttaaataagtatgcttattatgtaaaaaaaatatctccatacgtcatagaaaaaaaatgttgtgataACTTTATTTATGATGATGTTTTCAATGATATGTCACTTCATATATTTCctgatgaaaaatttaaagagctagaaaatatattttgggaGCGTGGTAAAGAACCAATGTATGATAATGATGAGCtagaatttataacaaaatttgaGTGCATGTCTTTCCAATCTTAATATGTTatcttataatcatataaaataacaacaaaattgtattttgatagttcatcaataaattactattttttgtttgcatatttatatacattgtgttcaatatttttaaaaatatcataaaattagtattttgtaaAGGTACCTTATTCTgactaacattttatttcttctgattgtataattataaattatacttttatactaattttcttgatttttagCAGTATAAAACGTTTGGGGAGTAAATAGCAGCTGTTCTTCAAAAATTCATATTCTACAAGAATGATAAACAAAATTGACTTAAGTTTTTAAAgaacatatttcaaaaattagaaaacGGACTAAACCTCTAttcataaatactaaattataaaatattcacatacactaaatgtaagttttataagtaacttttttttaatgaaaatggaaataaattGTGATACTACTTTtacttcttaaaatatttattttgtataacccATTATTAGTGAcaccatttgaaaaaaaccaCTGGGGTAgcaaatttcataaaacaaattaaaaaaattaataccctaagaaacaaattgttttaactcATTTGAAAGAAGGTATTATAGCAGTTGTTACTCCTCATTGCGttctcttaaaatttttaatttacccttatacaattgtatagattgcattataattaataattaaattaaaactggaCTTCATATCACTAAGTTGTAGATAAGGCATTGTGTAAACCTTGGTGTagtatttggttttttattttaaactgaaatTTGAATAGGCATTTGTCATTAGAACATgtcaaatcaaatttatacaaaaatacaaacacagtataatataggcgaagttatagttaataaataagtagttattgataataaattcagAATTGTGATATGCTGTATATAGGATTTAAGCTATACGAATTACcactttaaagtaaataaattgtaattttttcttagtttaaaaaaaattatgccaatcaaataaataaaaagtttgactaatgttagaatttaattgttgtaataataagaagATTGATTCaggattttattgaaatatatatatctgctgtttttttcatatttatactattttatagcactattaaaaatacttgccttttaaatttataaaatttcaaattcttttaataattttaatttgtgttactaaacttatacattattttatctaatgggtcataattttttttttcaattgtcaacaatttataatatttttcttacaagTTATAAGTGTTGAACTAAATTTGTCAttactgtttatatatattatatatatataaaaaaaaaaatacgattagTTAACTCtgagataaaaatgtatttataattgtttttttaaagttgttaTTTGAGTAAAACTGGTAAGAAAAgtcatattattgataaaaatttcaaaattagaattaagaaaatttaacattctttatagaaaacaatttaaaatctataataattttgtctttATCCAGTAAATGTTAGTAGttagtacaaatttaaaacaaaaacttatgaatataatttttttttaataaattaaaaaaatattgccaaGTATTAGTCTTATAATTAAAGATGATACTAATCTagattatgtttaatgtatataattaaactgtTCTGTAgtaattttgttgtaaataatcaaattttataatttataactcaaCTCTCTcgaatattaaacttaatatattccagttacaatattttattttacatttattttgttttaaaagtaatttatgtaatattgtataaaaaaaaaaaaaaaaaacaaaaaataattattgttcatattcttttttaataaacttggCAATTGTGCTTAGTTGCATGTTGGTTGTTCCTTCATAAATTGGCCCAACTTTACAATCtctataaaatttttcttGTGGGTAATCTGTAGTAAAACCAATTCCGCCCATCCAGTCAATACATACTGATGTAACTTTACCGGCAACTTCTACAAAAATTTCAACATTAACATGtatgagtataaaaattaattttttaaacgttaatttatttagttttatagtttacATATTGATTGTGTCTGACAAAAAAAGTGATAATAACCcaatagtaggtatttttCTCTTAAAATGTTACCTGAAGCGTAATATTTAGCCATTGCTGCTTCTTTAATAAATGGTAAACCAGCGTCTACTAATCTTGCAGTATTGTACACTATCAGCCTGGCTGTTTCAACTTCAGTCACTGCTCTAGCAATTTGATGTTGCATGGACTATAAGTAATGATAAATTTgtgttatacatatactattgaatatattaaatatatattatatatttaatatattttaagcttacttgaaaatcaaaaatttttgaaccAAATTGTTTTCTTTCCAATGTATATGGTATTGTGTGATCCAAACATCCTTGTGCTATACCAACCATTTGTGCTCCTATTCCTATCCTTCCTTCATTAAGGAAAGTTATTGCTATTTTATAACCTTCACCAATTTTACCAACAATATTATCTTTGTGcacctacataattattaattcagtcTATAAACTGGTTATATAAATTGGTAATTGTATATAActgaatatttatactttgacATTATCAAAATGAAGAACACATGTACCAGATGCTCTCATTCCTAGCTTATCTTCTTTCTTTGCAACTGAAAAGCCTTCTTGATCTCGTTCTACAATAAAGCATGTAACACCTTTATGaccctaaaatattattaatatagttttttcaaCAACTGAATATACTAATGTACTGGTATACTAATAAACTTTCCTATTAAAATTCAAGAtactttctaaaataaaagttatatattaagtagatAATAGACATCTACTATAATAGTTGGCTAATATGTAGAAGTgcctaaatttataaattataattattatacagatataaaaactttaataaaactttttacctTGGAAGGATCAGTGTtagcaaaaacataaaaaactcCTGCTATATCAGAATTTGAAATCCACATCTTCGttccatttatataataatagtcccCATCTTTTTTTGCTGTGGTTTTTAAAGCAAATGCATCTGATCCTGATGATGGCTCCGATAAACAAAAACTGCTaacctaaaattaatttttcttatacatttattatttttattatcatatatctaTTAAAGAAGAGTTTTCAGTATTTGTTGAATTTTGCACCAggcaacaaaaaaattgataaattataataatatgaatgataCCACAGTCTGTACCCATAGtggtttttgattaaataataggtacctataatgagATGAGAGTGATGagacattcattatttaaaaaacttttacacaatttaaaaaacaaaattatctaaaaaaatatatattatttatatattaagaatTACAATTAGGTATAAGTAattcagtacctatattataggtttaaaTAAACTGAGTGGATGGGCAAGTGACTCAAGAGTTTAAAGGGTAGGTAacctaggtagtaggtacccactaatcaatcaataatattaatctttttaatgttttggcaTTTTGGACAATAACAACCAATTAAATTACCTAGTAGGAAGGtacttatgtaaaaaaatgatgtGACGATAACTAcctacacaatacacattatctattatgattgtataatttttccaaCAATTACCTATCAAagcatttatttttccaattattaatacctatctattgtttaatttcaaaggattttaaaataaaaataaaattatttgatagcaGTTTATACCTCACGGCTtcctataaatcaaaattctattaggtataggtatatttccgttcatattataatagtacctactcaatacctattatattataggttctCTAGGTATAGGCATTTAATCTCTTTTCTATGTAGGTAtctacaaagaaaaaaaatgtatcttattagttaattaacgATGAAAACTGTAAGCCAAGCTCAAGACaagttaataaaaagaataatattttattttattgtgtagaATATCTGAATATATATACGAAGTATGGATATTGGAAGGTACCTAATcacattataggtaggtaagtagGACGTAATAAATtgagttaagttaaaaaactaCTTAATCTTGGTAATAAGTTATTTGATAACAGTTGGTAGGTcaaaaatcagtaaaataatagttaataataaccctaaggtcaataatattataccttatataccattataaattattatatggtgttcactgttcattattatcattaaaaataataatcaattgcTGTTGTAGTGCAATGCTGTATGtctttactaattattatacatttttcctgaattacaaatattaaaataatttatattttaaaccaataattgCCTATTGGCTATTAGGTAACTTCTAAGaattgttatcataataattgtgatcAATCTTTAAACATagaaagtaggtacctatcttatattactatattagggTAGTAGGGTGAGATATAGGCAATGTCACATAggcttttttcttattaatttatgtagtaaatcctaaattataatgtatgggTAGGTGTTGTCTTTggtctatagtctataccaaATATCTTCAGAACTTAATAGTTATTCCTGAAACTTTAACGAAgctttgttgtatattatactaaaatattttaatagtaatacttTTAACTTATAGGTAGTAGCTCGGGGTGCCGCCAGTGATAGGCGGTTTCCCCCTCTCCTGtccatctatttatttttgtaataacttaGGTATAACTCATTtgcttattgtattataatattactttaaatacagattttaaataaaccttcattttgtaataat from Aphis gossypii isolate Hap1 chromosome 1, ASM2018417v2, whole genome shotgun sequence includes these protein-coding regions:
- the LOC114124060 gene encoding SRR1-like protein, producing the protein MSKKNRKLFSTRSQKYKKSIEECTNIIATSPFWIQFSTTIKVVLNGSNLSSILCYGLGNFFESIQSKYQLGLLLTIKNEFKVKNCYVYDPKFTDAERTHLAEVGCDSLSENEEGKRNLLPGTFVYMPHCPKQLLNNLLWANWNKEILMSCIIVCNSIDQTVTSTLDRILNKYAYYVKKISPYVIEKKCCDNFIYDDVFNDMSLHIFPDEKFKELENIFWERGKEPMYDNDELEFITKFECMSFQS
- the LOC114124068 gene encoding short/branched chain specific acyl-CoA dehydrogenase, mitochondrial, whose translation is MRSVIFRSQLKPLKASLFVNGFNNFTCNNNYKLRRNHTNAPSPLSILSEDEQFFKETVRKFSQDQIAPLVKKMDKEHKIDDELVKKLFENGFMAIEIDQEYGGSGSSFMSSTLTVEEIAKVDPSVSVLVDLQNTLGNNVMLKVGNKEQKEKYLPRLAQDTVSSFCLSEPSSGSDAFALKTTAKKDGDYYYINGTKMWISNSDIAGVFYVFANTDPSKGHKGVTCFIVERDQEGFSVAKKEDKLGMRASGTCVLHFDNVKVHKDNIVGKIGEGYKIAITFLNEGRIGIGAQMVGIAQGCLDHTIPYTLERKQFGSKIFDFQSMQHQIARAVTEVETARLIVYNTARLVDAGLPFIKEAAMAKYYASEVAGKVTSVCIDWMGGIGFTTDYPQEKFYRDCKVGPIYEGTTNMQLSTIAKFIKKEYEQ